In Candidatus Defluviibacterium haderslevense, the following are encoded in one genomic region:
- a CDS encoding DUF4230 domain-containing protein: MRLLSILMACLVCFGIGFYVGSGYEKKTNHTNTTSSVMLERIKDVFKIVNIEAQFNELYSHKDYTWFDVSPFRKTAIIRIQANVLAGINADTSKMIIDEKTKTIKLTINLTPQILAIDHKLDYYDLQQGTFNYFSPNEMTELQEKAKEQILQKALTSDLLQRTSKRMNEMLEMLQQLAIHSGWNLEIKDEQGKQIPFKN, from the coding sequence ATGCGTTTACTTTCTATATTAATGGCTTGTCTTGTTTGTTTTGGGATCGGATTCTACGTAGGATCCGGTTATGAAAAGAAAACCAATCATACCAATACTACATCTTCGGTAATGCTTGAGCGAATAAAAGATGTATTTAAAATAGTCAATATTGAAGCTCAATTCAATGAATTATACAGTCATAAGGATTATACTTGGTTTGATGTGAGCCCATTTAGAAAAACGGCCATCATAAGAATTCAAGCCAATGTCCTTGCAGGGATTAATGCAGATACCAGCAAAATGATTATCGACGAAAAAACCAAAACCATTAAATTAACAATTAATCTCACACCCCAAATACTCGCCATTGATCATAAATTAGATTATTATGATCTTCAACAGGGCACTTTTAATTATTTCTCACCCAATGAGATGACTGAACTTCAAGAAAAAGCCAAAGAGCAAATACTTCAAAAGGCCTTAACCTCCGATTTACTTCAACGCACCTCCAAACGAATGAATGAAATGCTAGAAATGCTCCAACAACTAGCCATACATTCAGGTTGGAATTTAGAAATTAAAGATGAGCAAGGAAAGCAGATTCCATTTAAAAATTAA
- the ruvC gene encoding crossover junction endodeoxyribonuclease RuvC — protein MNLRKDRILGIDPGTNILGFGILEFNNNQSKVLDCNVIHLNSHEDHQTKLKEIFLQIQEIIETYHTGIMSIEMPFYGKNAQSMLKLGRAQGVAMAAGMIMGVEIHEFSAKKIKKAVTGNGNSSKEQVADMLMRILNYKIDSKYLDASDALGAAFCYTSQNKLPIKGAKGDPKSWSGFMAAHPDRIVKL, from the coding sequence ATGAATTTACGCAAAGATCGAATACTTGGTATAGATCCGGGTACAAATATTTTGGGTTTCGGTATATTAGAATTTAACAACAACCAATCTAAAGTGCTGGATTGTAATGTAATACATCTTAATAGCCATGAGGATCACCAAACCAAACTGAAAGAAATCTTTTTACAAATTCAGGAAATCATAGAAACTTACCATACAGGAATAATGTCCATAGAGATGCCGTTTTATGGTAAAAATGCCCAATCCATGTTGAAATTGGGTCGGGCGCAAGGGGTAGCAATGGCTGCCGGGATGATCATGGGGGTAGAAATCCACGAATTTTCAGCAAAAAAGATTAAAAAAGCCGTTACAGGCAATGGGAATTCATCAAAAGAGCAAGTTGCTGATATGTTGATGCGAATTTTAAATTATAAAATAGATTCTAAATATCTGGATGCTTCTGACGCCTTGGGAGCAGCGTTTTGCTATACCTCACAGAATAAACTGCCCATAAAAGGGGCAAAAGGTGATCCTAAATCTTGGTCCGGATTCATGGCGGCTCATCCGGATCGGATCGTTAAACTTTAA
- a CDS encoding tetratricopeptide repeat protein: MKLKLIYFLKRMILFIWICFSSQVLISKDHMLFGNVSFIPIQDNHSLKVKKTFAVVIGISDYQDPKIPDLRYAHRDAEAFALFLTSPSGGSLNKEQYKLLINNRATTAQIGAALDWLLDVCTEGDQAIIYFAGHGDVETNSATQLGYLLAWDSPPLPYIYGTLPVSYLQSIVSKLSLQNKSRVLLITDACHAGKLAGNEVNGTQLTNANLSKQFANETKILSCQPGEVSIEGEQWGGGRGVFSFHLVEGLYGMADQDLDFKVTLFELDRFLEQKVSSEVDPLIQTPYVSGNKWEQFSTVFPEILIALRKNKNQSLPVFSLTDSRGLEEDVLANIDNTLRRKYYSFQKAIEKKQFFFNPNTNENYADVIFEKLIAEPQLSRLVNSMRRTYAAALLDDAQQYINTFLNADVKQLDCIGKNINFEIIPKNVERAAKLLGDKHYMYSHLIARKLFFEALIIGYGQNPNEEAARKGISLIQQSLLLEPESPLAWHVKSIIYLKNLRKFDSAYICAEEARKLAPNWVTPFADLSYTATQLKEFEYAKKALLEAQSIDSLHPYVINGWAFWYSNQAGKPNKEKALALFEEYRDKGGPMYSCWHNDYGLLLLAVNQFEACEIEYRTAIHLDSTNKSAWNNLGSLYMKSARIDEAESMFKKSLSIDSTFLTALGNLGTLYSTFNQLDKAISIYKKCISIDSTRFIHRLNLGTAYRKMKLYSLSEQEIRNVIAMDSTYNFAWNNLGLLYYTMQKYDEAEQILNKTIAMDTFFANPYQIMGLVYFKTKRPKEAILFLNKALKINPKYAQAYIGLAYLLIEQNDTVKAIENIEKAIDSGTTFEYLDNDEELKSLKDQTIWKEMMAKHFPGKIKD, translated from the coding sequence ATGAAACTTAAATTAATATATTTTTTGAAGCGAATGATCTTGTTTATATGGATTTGCTTCTCGAGTCAGGTCCTTATTTCCAAAGATCACATGCTTTTTGGAAATGTAAGTTTTATTCCTATTCAAGACAATCACAGTTTAAAGGTTAAAAAGACATTCGCAGTAGTCATTGGTATTTCAGATTATCAAGATCCTAAAATTCCAGATCTGCGTTATGCCCATCGCGATGCAGAAGCGTTTGCTCTTTTCTTAACATCCCCATCAGGAGGTTCATTGAATAAGGAACAATATAAGCTTTTAATAAATAATAGGGCCACAACAGCTCAGATAGGAGCCGCTTTAGATTGGCTTCTAGATGTTTGCACAGAAGGAGATCAAGCTATAATATATTTTGCTGGACACGGAGATGTGGAGACTAATTCGGCTACTCAATTAGGATATTTACTTGCATGGGATTCTCCGCCTTTACCATATATCTATGGTACTTTGCCGGTTTCATATCTTCAATCCATAGTTTCCAAACTTTCATTGCAAAACAAGAGTCGAGTTTTGCTTATTACAGATGCTTGTCATGCTGGTAAGCTAGCTGGAAATGAAGTCAATGGAACTCAATTAACCAATGCAAATCTTTCAAAACAATTTGCCAACGAAACAAAAATTCTATCATGTCAACCAGGTGAGGTTAGTATTGAAGGTGAACAATGGGGTGGAGGTAGAGGTGTGTTCTCATTTCATTTGGTTGAAGGACTGTACGGAATGGCAGATCAAGACCTGGATTTCAAAGTTACTTTATTTGAATTGGACCGTTTTTTGGAACAGAAAGTTTCGTCTGAAGTAGACCCATTAATACAAACACCATACGTTTCCGGAAATAAATGGGAGCAGTTTTCAACAGTATTTCCAGAAATATTGATTGCATTGCGAAAAAATAAAAATCAAAGTTTACCTGTATTTTCGTTAACAGATAGTCGAGGACTGGAAGAGGATGTGTTGGCGAATATTGATAATACTTTAAGGCGGAAGTATTATTCTTTTCAAAAAGCAATTGAGAAGAAGCAATTTTTTTTTAACCCAAATACAAATGAAAATTATGCTGATGTAATATTTGAAAAACTAATCGCTGAGCCGCAATTGAGTAGACTGGTTAACTCGATGCGTCGCACTTATGCAGCTGCTCTGCTCGACGATGCCCAACAATATATTAATACTTTCCTAAATGCTGATGTTAAGCAGCTAGACTGCATAGGTAAAAATATTAATTTTGAAATCATACCTAAAAATGTCGAACGAGCGGCGAAACTACTTGGTGATAAACATTATATGTATTCACATTTAATAGCTCGAAAATTATTTTTTGAAGCATTAATTATTGGTTATGGGCAAAACCCTAATGAAGAAGCAGCCAGAAAAGGTATTTCTTTAATTCAGCAATCTTTATTACTGGAACCTGAATCACCTTTAGCATGGCATGTAAAGAGTATTATCTATTTAAAGAATTTGAGAAAATTTGATTCGGCATACATTTGTGCTGAAGAAGCACGAAAACTTGCTCCTAATTGGGTGACGCCATTTGCAGATTTATCTTACACCGCGACTCAATTGAAAGAGTTCGAGTATGCCAAAAAGGCATTATTGGAAGCACAATCCATTGATTCGTTACACCCCTATGTCATTAATGGTTGGGCCTTTTGGTATAGTAATCAGGCTGGAAAACCGAATAAAGAAAAGGCATTAGCACTGTTTGAAGAATACAGGGATAAGGGAGGGCCAATGTACTCATGTTGGCATAATGATTACGGATTATTATTATTGGCCGTAAATCAATTTGAAGCATGTGAAATTGAATATCGAACCGCCATTCATTTAGACTCAACCAATAAAAGTGCATGGAACAATCTTGGGTCATTATACATGAAGTCAGCGCGTATTGATGAAGCTGAATCAATGTTTAAAAAATCATTATCCATAGATTCCACATTTCTAACCGCATTGGGGAATCTTGGAACTTTATACAGTACCTTCAACCAATTGGATAAGGCGATTAGTATTTATAAAAAATGTATTTCTATTGATTCCACAAGGTTTATTCATAGACTTAATTTAGGAACCGCTTACAGAAAGATGAAACTATATAGTCTTTCGGAACAAGAAATCAGAAATGTTATTGCGATGGATTCAACTTATAATTTTGCTTGGAACAATCTTGGTCTACTATACTATACGATGCAAAAATACGATGAGGCTGAGCAGATCTTAAATAAAACAATTGCAATGGATACTTTTTTCGCTAATCCATATCAAATCATGGGATTGGTATATTTTAAAACTAAGCGTCCTAAAGAAGCAATATTATTTTTAAACAAAGCATTAAAAATCAATCCCAAATATGCTCAAGCATATATAGGTCTAGCATACTTGTTGATAGAACAAAATGACACTGTTAAGGCAATCGAAAATATAGAAAAAGCAATTGATTCGGGAACTACTTTTGAGTATTTAGACAATGATGAAGAATTAAAGTCTTTAAAGGATCAAACGATTTGGAAGGAAATGATGGCAAAACATTTTCCAGGAAAAATTAAAGATTAA
- a CDS encoding sigma-70 family RNA polymerase sigma factor, whose product MISSKSKTSHLDGNAIIAQLIKGEMSILDKVYDHYKPEYLKWAEKKYPGLNPEDFLDSWHDAIIAFYEQVAANKLKSIQYELKTYLFTIGYRILIRKHKKMQEIIDDEYIDTQMSIESMEYFTATEDLSEERKDLLLNAINELPPQSKQVLMLRFIEGKSLKDISQILNYGSLNVLSATISRSLKRLKENIKMNLEL is encoded by the coding sequence ATGATTAGCTCTAAATCTAAAACCAGCCATTTGGATGGCAATGCGATCATTGCTCAGCTGATTAAGGGCGAAATGTCGATATTAGACAAGGTTTATGATCATTACAAGCCTGAATATTTAAAATGGGCGGAGAAGAAGTATCCAGGACTTAACCCAGAGGATTTTTTAGATAGTTGGCATGATGCCATTATTGCATTTTATGAGCAAGTAGCCGCAAATAAATTAAAATCCATACAATATGAATTAAAGACTTATTTATTTACAATTGGTTATCGGATTTTGATAAGAAAACATAAGAAAATGCAGGAAATCATTGACGATGAATATATCGATACACAAATGAGCATTGAGTCTATGGAATATTTCACGGCTACAGAAGATTTATCAGAAGAAAGAAAGGATTTACTTTTAAATGCAATCAACGAATTGCCACCCCAAAGTAAACAGGTTTTGATGTTAAGATTTATTGAGGGAAAATCACTAAAGGATATATCTCAAATTTTGAATTACGGTTCTTTAAATGTGCTTAGTGCTACAATTTCGAGAAGCTTGAAACGATTAAAGGAAAATATTAAAATGAACCTAGAATTATAG
- a CDS encoding DUF1003 domain-containing protein: protein MDKDIELLLDAEAIQLKKLQEIVKKTIAEESLIINNLLNQPQEILTRGQSISDKVATFGGSWKFIITFGFILLVWIIYNSVTIINQRFDPYPFILLNLILSTIAALQAPIIMMSQNRQEEKDRKRSENDYLINLKAELEVRSLHQKIDLLLEEQIKILFDSQAKQLEILLGIEKKISALKQDL, encoded by the coding sequence ATGGATAAAGACATAGAATTACTTCTCGATGCAGAAGCAATTCAACTTAAAAAATTACAAGAAATTGTAAAAAAAACAATTGCCGAAGAAAGCTTGATTATCAATAATCTTCTGAATCAACCTCAGGAAATTTTAACCAGAGGCCAATCCATTTCTGACAAAGTAGCTACATTTGGTGGCAGTTGGAAGTTTATTATTACTTTTGGATTTATCCTGTTAGTATGGATCATTTATAATTCCGTAACAATAATTAACCAACGATTTGATCCCTATCCATTTATCCTTTTGAATTTAATATTATCTACCATCGCAGCTCTTCAGGCTCCCATAATTATGATGAGCCAAAACAGACAAGAAGAAAAAGATCGCAAAAGAAGTGAAAACGATTACTTGATTAATCTAAAAGCAGAATTAGAAGTTAGAAGTCTACATCAAAAAATTGATCTGCTGCTCGAAGAACAAATTAAGATATTGTTTGATAGTCAAGCTAAACAATTAGAAATACTCCTTGGCATTGAAAAAAAAATATCCGCATTAAAACAAGATCTTTGA
- a CDS encoding DUF3108 domain-containing protein — protein MKSINKRIFYFCIFIFLYQEHINAKEAPFNSGEKITYKLYYNWNFVWLSAGEVAFEVKDEGDVYHIEVTGKTYSSYEWFYKVRDKYHSYIDKKTLLPKLYIRDIHQGSYVHYEKVVFDYPNNKMISSIGKSMSQTTTKEIPLTTDVYDLVSSMYFLRQTNLDILKINKTVNFNMILDNEIYNLGMSYLKEEPKCSVKENGKYSALLCNAEVISGSVFKDGAKMKINIGYDENKLPLIIESPLTVGSVKALLMSYENLKFPLNSKHK, from the coding sequence ATGAAGTCAATTAATAAAAGAATATTCTATTTCTGCATTTTTATTTTCTTATATCAAGAACATATTAACGCTAAAGAAGCGCCATTTAATAGTGGAGAAAAAATAACTTACAAATTGTATTACAACTGGAATTTTGTGTGGTTATCAGCCGGAGAAGTAGCCTTTGAAGTTAAAGATGAAGGTGATGTTTACCATATTGAGGTTACTGGAAAAACATACTCTTCCTACGAATGGTTCTATAAGGTTCGGGATAAATACCATTCCTATATTGACAAAAAAACGCTATTGCCTAAACTTTATATCCGTGATATTCATCAAGGATCCTATGTACATTATGAAAAAGTGGTTTTCGATTATCCCAACAATAAAATGATATCATCCATAGGTAAATCCATGTCACAAACTACAACCAAAGAAATACCACTGACAACAGATGTTTATGATCTGGTTTCTTCGATGTACTTCTTGCGCCAAACCAATTTAGACATTTTAAAAATAAATAAAACTGTAAATTTCAATATGATACTCGACAATGAAATTTATAATTTAGGCATGAGCTATCTTAAAGAAGAACCCAAATGTTCAGTTAAAGAAAACGGAAAATACAGTGCGCTATTATGTAATGCGGAAGTGATATCAGGAAGCGTATTTAAAGATGGAGCTAAAATGAAAATCAATATTGGTTATGATGAAAACAAACTTCCCCTCATCATAGAATCACCATTAACGGTAGGCTCTGTTAAAGCCTTATTAATGAGTTACGAAAATTTAAAATTTCCATTGAATTCAAAACACAAATAA
- a CDS encoding T9SS type A sorting domain-containing protein, with protein MKDWWEYDIKTNQWQQRDSFPGVKRHHPYYFEVNEKAYVGFGHGEGIFKDLYEFDPKSNTWTQMNDLPAQGRVAGTQFSYQNKGYILSGQGEDHDYLGEGEFWEFNPLTNDWKQLTSHPGQGRWAPGSFVIGNKVYFVTGELKTYMNDVLSYELSPFVNTKELTSNIDIPFEISPNPTHQILNIEAKAGYDLVGRFDIKNNLGQTVISTNSKELNHINFDLTSFSTGTYYLHFKNQIERFTMRFLVVK; from the coding sequence TTGAAAGATTGGTGGGAATATGATATTAAAACTAATCAGTGGCAACAAAGGGATAGTTTTCCCGGAGTCAAAAGACACCATCCCTATTATTTTGAAGTGAACGAAAAAGCATATGTAGGATTTGGCCATGGAGAAGGCATTTTTAAAGATCTATATGAATTTGATCCCAAGTCCAATACATGGACACAAATGAATGACTTACCGGCACAGGGACGCGTTGCAGGAACTCAATTTAGCTATCAAAATAAAGGTTATATATTAAGTGGCCAAGGTGAAGATCATGATTACTTAGGTGAGGGTGAATTCTGGGAATTCAATCCATTGACCAATGATTGGAAACAACTCACCTCGCATCCTGGACAAGGCAGATGGGCTCCAGGTTCATTTGTTATAGGGAACAAAGTATATTTTGTTACTGGAGAATTAAAAACGTATATGAATGATGTATTGAGCTATGAACTGAGCCCTTTTGTAAATACAAAAGAGTTAACATCAAATATTGACATCCCTTTTGAAATATCACCCAATCCAACCCATCAGATATTGAATATAGAAGCCAAGGCTGGCTATGATTTAGTGGGAAGATTCGATATAAAAAACAATCTTGGACAAACCGTCATTTCAACAAACTCAAAAGAATTAAACCACATTAATTTTGATCTAACTTCGTTCTCAACAGGAACCTATTATCTGCATTTCAAAAATCAAATAGAACGATTTACAATGCGTTTTTTGGTTGTAAAATAA
- a CDS encoding 3-oxoacyl-ACP synthase has protein sequence MKTINKKSVLDACKIMVQVRMDNAQEAMNSAHESTLNEEKSSAGDKFETGRAMGHLNRDMFAKQWEQANKDMEILNGIQAFKRHSEVELGTLIYTKDKIFFIALGLGKIMVEGHEVWVISEQSPLALAMLNKTLKDSFEFNAIKYKINNLE, from the coding sequence TTGAAAACAATCAATAAAAAATCAGTTTTAGATGCTTGTAAAATAATGGTACAAGTTCGGATGGACAATGCCCAGGAAGCCATGAACAGTGCTCATGAGTCCACCTTGAATGAGGAAAAGAGCAGTGCAGGTGATAAATTTGAGACAGGCAGAGCCATGGGTCATCTCAATAGAGATATGTTTGCTAAACAATGGGAGCAAGCCAATAAAGATATGGAAATCCTTAATGGAATTCAAGCTTTTAAGCGTCATTCTGAAGTTGAGTTGGGAACACTCATTTATACTAAAGATAAGATATTTTTTATAGCTTTGGGATTAGGAAAGATCATGGTGGAAGGTCATGAAGTTTGGGTGATTTCTGAACAATCACCTTTGGCATTAGCCATGCTGAATAAAACACTTAAGGACTCTTTTGAGTTCAATGCCATTAAGTATAAAATAAACAATTTGGAATAA
- a CDS encoding YceI family protein produces the protein MKKLVVFIFFTLGISSLFAQEKYFSKTATVKFHSDSKMEKIEGTNSKSSTVIDASSGKLEFAVLVNAFQFDKSLMQEHFNENYMESTKYPKATFKGSIENNDAVKYNTNGTYKINVKGDMTVHGVTKQVTFPAELKIDEKGIHAISKFSILCSDYNITIPALVKDKLSNKIDITINSDYQKMK, from the coding sequence ATGAAAAAATTAGTTGTATTTATCTTTTTCACTTTAGGAATCAGTTCTCTATTTGCCCAGGAAAAATATTTTTCAAAGACGGCAACGGTTAAGTTTCATTCTGATTCTAAAATGGAAAAAATTGAAGGAACCAATTCAAAATCATCAACAGTTATCGATGCTTCTTCCGGCAAATTAGAATTCGCAGTATTGGTTAATGCATTCCAATTTGATAAGTCATTAATGCAAGAACACTTTAATGAGAATTATATGGAGTCCACTAAATATCCAAAAGCTACGTTCAAAGGTTCTATAGAAAATAATGATGCTGTTAAATACAACACCAATGGGACCTATAAAATAAATGTAAAAGGAGATATGACAGTACATGGAGTTACCAAGCAAGTAACATTTCCTGCAGAATTAAAAATTGATGAAAAAGGAATTCACGCCATCTCTAAATTCTCAATACTTTGTTCAGATTACAATATCACTATACCTGCATTAGTTAAAGACAAACTTTCAAACAAAATTGACATCACCATAAATTCTGATTACCAGAAAATGAAGTAA
- a CDS encoding serine hydrolase, with amino-acid sequence MKYFYSIFLLLILNVISAQNLERNNQLSNHIKEYYFTRPSLDLFSKIGEKVQQTEINYFSNLDPELEKIFNGIIDSTFREYQPIGISAEVRLGEDKYWKASMGISHGQTKINPDDIMGIASMTKLFTAAAILKFAEEGKLKLTDSIKKYLPNQKNVNLNATVYQLLNMTAGHETTNNPNFWNIILRDSNRIWTSQQILDTFNLRKPLYSPGAKFYYSNTNYIILAIILEKVSGKFYHEVIEEKILQVHNLNHTFLFPQEKDILPVHYWSYYDLTSGPFVDFADPADDPFYHKPFFSAYWSSGAYFSNLDDMSRWLRILDKNFLSTEFKAKQKEIVFPFGTQDFGYGLGLSYEKVLGHDFYGHDGNLFYNASGAYCPDWDASFVVLNNDGRETWINDPLFYYSLVLKYRLINAYKLWLDIGTGTHYSLKNSDLKLSPNPCKDFIQIDIPSADYLNTNMSILNALGNRLSTFQINEEKQKISIHHLQPGLYYLETTKRAGTIGLQKFIVLE; translated from the coding sequence ATGAAATACTTTTATTCAATTTTTTTATTACTTATTCTCAATGTAATAAGTGCCCAAAATCTAGAGCGTAATAATCAATTATCTAACCACATTAAGGAGTACTATTTTACACGTCCAAGTTTGGATCTATTTTCTAAAATTGGAGAAAAAGTACAGCAAACAGAAATTAATTATTTTTCCAATTTGGATCCGGAACTTGAAAAAATATTTAATGGCATCATAGATTCTACTTTCCGTGAGTATCAACCTATTGGTATAAGCGCAGAAGTAAGATTAGGGGAAGATAAATATTGGAAAGCTAGTATGGGAATTTCACATGGTCAAACTAAAATAAATCCTGATGATATTATGGGTATCGCCTCCATGACAAAGTTATTTACGGCTGCAGCGATATTGAAATTTGCCGAAGAAGGCAAATTGAAATTGACCGACAGTATCAAAAAGTATTTGCCAAATCAGAAAAATGTTAATTTAAATGCCACAGTGTATCAATTATTAAATATGACTGCTGGACATGAGACCACTAATAATCCTAATTTTTGGAATATTATCCTGCGTGATTCCAATAGAATTTGGACATCACAACAGATTTTAGATACCTTCAATTTACGTAAACCTTTGTATTCACCAGGAGCTAAATTTTACTATTCAAATACAAATTACATCATACTCGCTATTATTCTTGAAAAAGTATCAGGTAAATTCTATCATGAAGTCATAGAGGAAAAAATATTACAAGTGCACAATTTAAATCATACTTTTTTATTTCCTCAAGAAAAAGACATTTTACCGGTTCATTATTGGTCTTATTATGACCTTACCTCTGGACCATTTGTTGATTTTGCGGATCCTGCAGATGATCCATTTTATCACAAACCTTTCTTTTCAGCTTACTGGAGTAGTGGAGCTTATTTTTCCAATTTGGATGACATGTCAAGGTGGTTGCGAATTCTGGATAAGAATTTTTTATCAACTGAATTTAAGGCCAAACAAAAGGAAATCGTTTTTCCTTTCGGTACTCAGGATTTTGGATATGGATTGGGATTGAGTTATGAAAAAGTATTAGGGCATGATTTTTATGGACATGATGGAAATTTATTTTATAATGCAAGCGGTGCCTATTGTCCGGACTGGGATGCAAGTTTTGTTGTATTGAATAATGATGGACGTGAAACGTGGATTAATGATCCATTATTTTATTATTCCTTGGTATTAAAATATCGTTTGATCAATGCCTATAAATTATGGTTAGACATTGGCACCGGGACTCATTATTCACTGAAGAACTCAGATTTAAAATTGTCTCCAAACCCTTGTAAAGACTTTATACAAATCGATATTCCTTCGGCTGACTATTTAAATACTAATATGAGCATTTTGAATGCATTGGGAAATCGATTAAGTACTTTTCAAATTAATGAGGAAAAACAAAAAATATCAATTCATCATCTTCAGCCAGGTTTGTATTATCTGGAAACAACTAAAAGAGCTGGAACTATTGGTTTGCAAAAATTTATTGTATTAGAATAG